Proteins encoded by one window of Anticarsia gemmatalis isolate Benzon Research Colony breed Stoneville strain chromosome 15, ilAntGemm2 primary, whole genome shotgun sequence:
- the IntS3 gene encoding integrator complex subunit 3, whose product MEPIKSNPPRLFVCTAIENKDEVEERYEKAYNYFQSLVAEHSEKEAHDALNNAACKNHEDVSLGMLMSILTEPHNAIKCYRDLTLITRDGLTCVLNNLSNLILERYLKFHDITRNQLLWLIKEMIRNAVNGVDSVCWNLMRYASGGDITPKNIQLVESLLDIYIENRAWLDKFPVLICMVVYTYLRLIEDHNIPQLMNLRQKEVNFVITLIRERFSDVLTLGRDLVRLLQNVARIPEFNQLWQDIFMNPKSLCPTFTNVLQLLQTRTSRRYLQSRLTPDMERKLVFLTSQVRFGHHKKYQEWFQRQYLATPESQSLRSDMIRFIVGVIHPTNELLCSDIIPRWAVIGWLLTTCTSNVAASNAKLALFYDWLFYDPEKDNIMNIEPAILVMHHSMRSHPAVTATLLDFLCRIIPNFYPPFADKVRQGIFNSLQQIIEKRVLPNLHPLFDSPKLDRELRTTVRDTFKEFCTNGNGEGVSGLRDEGSEDLPRGGPDEPAFSDDEDEVAPNIAEDTDDDDLPLSEVRARERPELAAALPLVLRPLAETLLDERTSAAATALINACSAPMPTAAALADLFAAAVQEGPPLRITRNPTQAELDVALNTPLFAMFSYIMGSGSGHDVELRRKLIWETFKEIHSQNILHSVGFSLLFYLKVCYDRERSAERDAAKRKNVKFKADVYREYCSNIELKVADGLAYDFERCQENDANLLVWLIPDVYREFKDYSQNHIRMLHAIVMALDAGQLQRLVSLTLQGILMMFKSDDITTMISTSLGWETFEQYCLWQLLTAHDISVEDVLPIIPKLSHKDHSEALTSVLLMLKQEKPVAEVVRQLFCRPVDNEDKTVVAALMYWCQDYEDKVADLVAILLSTRYPGTSPNKRKRSGKHSIPPNAPPSVESVLGHLEMLRVHCVNQNDMSIFNLECMQKALQLAQSNSTDSLRRQYNELLALAWEDELPISRRARKLVASATPANQNLHSSNEDSEDDEIVKPKQGKRRKKAISDSD is encoded by the exons ATGGAGCCGATTAAATCTAATCCACCTAGATTATTCGTGTGCACCGCCATAGAAAATAAGGACGAAGTCGAAGAG AGGTACGAGAAGGcctacaattattttcaatcaCTGGTTGCGGAGCATAGCGAGAAAGAAGCCCACGATGCACTTAATAATGCCGCATGTAAGAACCATGAAGATGTATCCCTTGGAATGCTGATGTCTATCCTGACAGAGCCGCACAATGCCATCAAGTGTTACAGAGATCTGACACTAATTACAAGGGATGGTCTGACGTGCGTGCTGAACAATCTCTCCAACTTGATCCTAGAGAGATATTTAAAGTTTCATGACATTACTCGCAATCAGCTATTATGGTTGATAAAGGAAATGATAAGAAATGCAGTCAATGGTGTGGACAGTGTTTGTTGGAATCTAATGCGTTATGCATCTGGAGGGGACATTACTCCCAAAAACATACAATTGGTTGAATCTCTTctagatatatatatagaaAATCGAGCATGGTTAGACAAATTCCCTGTTCTTATTTGCATGGTGGTATATACATATTTGAGATTAATAGAAGATCATAACATACCACAGCTAATGAACCTTAGGCAGAAAGAAGTAAATTTTGTTATCACTCTTATCAGAGAACGTTTTTCAGATGTTCTAACTCTTGGCAGAGATTTGGTAAGATTACTTCAGAATGTTGCTCGCATTCCTGAATTTAATCAATTATGgcaagatatttttatgaacccTAAATCTTTGTGCCCAACATTCACAAATGTACTACAACTGTTACAAACAAGAACATCACGCAGGTACCTGCAATCAAGACTTACTCCTGATATGGAAAGAAAGTTAGTGTTTCTTACATCACAAGTCAGATTTGGCCATCATAAGAAATATCAAGAGTGGTTTCAAAGACAGTACCTTGCAACTCCTGAGTCTCAATCACTAAGAAGTGATATGATACGTTTCATTGTTGGTGTAATACATCCAACAAATGAACTTTTATGCTCTGATATCATTCCAAGATGGGCTGTGATTGGATGGTTACTCACTACCTGTACATCAAATGTAGCAGCATCAAACGCCAAACTCGCCCTTTTTTATGATTGGTTGTTTTATGATCCtgaaaaagataatattatgaacattGAACCTGCTATTCTTGTAATGCATCACTCAATGAGGTCTCATCCAGCAGTGACTGCCACTTTGCTTGATTTTCTATGTCGAATCATTCCTAATTTTTACCCCCCTTTTGCTGACAAAGTGAGACAAGGTATATTCAATTCACTTCAACAAATTATAGAGAAAAGAGTGCTTCCGAATTTGCACCCGCTATTTGATTCTCCAAAATTGGACCGTGAACTAAGAACAACTGTAAGAGATACATTTAAAGAGTTTTGTACAAATGGAAATGGAGAAGGTGTTTCGGGTTTACGAGATGAAGGAAGTGAAGATCTACCAAGAGGAGGCCCTGATGAACCTGCTTTTTCTGATGATGAGGATGAAGTAGCTCCTAATATAGCAGAAGAcactgatgatgatgatttgcCATTGTCTGAAGTCCGCGCTCGGGAGCGTCCTGAATTGGCGGCAGCGTTACCATTAGTATTGCGTCCGCTTGCTGAAACTCTTTTAGACGAACGCACTTCAGCCGCAGCTACTGCTCTAATAAATGCTTGCAGTGCACCAATGCCAACAGCAGCAGCCCTTGCAGATCTATTTGCAGCGGCTGTGCAAGAAGGACCACCCTTACGCATTACTCGGAATCCAACGCAGGCAGAACTTGACGTAGCCCTTAACACACCACTGTTTGCTATGTTTTCTTATATTATGGGATCAGGTTCAGGTCATGACGTGGAATTAAGGCGAAAACTCATATGGGAAACATTCAAAGAAATTCACAGTCAGAATATTCTTCATAGTGTAGGATTTAGCttactgttttatttaaaagtttgctATGATCGAGAGCGATCTGCCGAACGTGACGCGGccaaaagaaaaaatgtaaagttCAAAGCGGATGTGTACAGAGAATATTGTAGTAATATAGAGTTAAAAGTGGCTGATGGCTTAGCATATGATTTTGAAAGATGTCAAGAAAATGATGCAAACCTCTTAGTGTGGTTGATACCAGATGTTTACAGAGAGTTCAAAGACTATTCCCAAAATCACATTAGAATGCTGCACGCAATTGTCATGGCATTAGATGCAGGACAATTGCAGCGTCTTGTCAGCTTGACGCTGCAAGGCATACTGATGATGTTCAAGTCAGACGACATTACAACAATGATATCAACTAGTCTGGGCTGGGAAACTTTCGAACAATATTGCCTATGGCAACTTCTAACTGCCCATGATATATCAGTTGAAGATGTTCTACCTATCATACCTAAATTGTCTCATAAAGATCACTCTGAGGCCCTTACATCAGTGCTCTTGATGTTAAAGCAAGAAAAACCTGTTGCTGAAGTTGTGCGGCAATTGTTCTGCCGACCTGTTGATAATGAAGACAAAACTGTTGTTGCTGCATTAATGTACTGGTGTCAAGATTACGAAGATAAAGTCGCCGACTTAGTGGCAATACTGTTAAGCACAAGATATCCAGGGACGAGTCCCAACAAAAGAAAACGATCTGGAAAACATAGCATTCCACCAAATGCTCCACCTTCTGTGGAATCC GTGCTGGGCCATTTGGAAATGCTGAGAGTACACTGTGTGAATCAAAACGACATGTCAATTTTTAATTTGGAGTGTATGCAAAAAGCTCTTCAGTTAGCTCAGTCGAATAGTACCGATAGTTTACGG AGACAATACAATGAATTACTCGCTCTAGCCTGGGAAGACGAATTGCCCATATCAAGACGAGCTAGGAAACTAGTAGCAAGCGCGACACCGGCCAACCAGAACCTGCACTCATCGAATGAAGACAGTGAG GATGATGAGATAGTTAAACCCAAACAGGGGAAGCGAAGAAAGAAGGCAATCTCTGATAGTGATTAA
- the LOC142978736 gene encoding LOW QUALITY PROTEIN: pickpocket protein 19-like (The sequence of the model RefSeq protein was modified relative to this genomic sequence to represent the inferred CDS: deleted 2 bases in 1 codon), which yields MLGITLKEKPTFKKKRDNYARRLKTKKLINYLQSELRTSTTHGLAYIANTEIHWTERVFWAFCFLGSCVIIFFLLSAQYTRLVEAPIVMSVDKDYFNWNVSYPAIMLCPVRKIDDQVLTDYVNKTFNATGENLESYYTAISSVSLGSLNVLDLPPPEILKLIRPEDYATIAANLFKKFKNNTLTTKPEWPITLDATMTEMGMCHILNSNVAVLDDPHKWKDRSLKYTKRSIDLSVHDIDFFVQVLNYAESYKVYTVSPDEITLSGAPSLTFDTEGFLSFGVHITSTKASPDLKGIPLHLRKCRFIYETDSSRYPIYSYNRCLLECRIKMILKLCGCIPHFYKPLDGERVCSLEELVCLREYKKEIMTLSITNETRKLDEIEGLPRSSRDCGCLGNCEEDVFKNDHESFLPQSRMNRLKVSVASFPKVRVMREIIFSFYDLFLRSGGVVNLCIGTSVISIMELIMTALRIPIYEIMQISKALAQIYKAADSKDVSN from the exons ATGTTGGGGATAACGCTAAAGGAAAAACCCACATTTAAGAAGAAACGTGATAATTACGCGAGAAGGCTGAAGACCAAGAAACTTATTAACTATTTACAAAGCGAGTTACGAACTTCTACTACGCACGGTTTAGCCTACATCGCCAATACAGAGATACATTGGACAGAGAG ggTATTCTGGGCGTTCTGTTTCCTTGGCTCATGCGTTATCATATTCTTTCTTTTGTCAGCTCAGTACACACGACTCGTG GAGGCACCAATAGTAATGAGTGTAGACAAAGACTATTTCAATTGGAATGTATCGTACCCAGCTATTATGTTGTGTCCAGTTCGAAAAATTGATGATCAAGTCCTCACTGATTATGTCAA taaaaCTTTCAACGCAACTGGAGAAAATCTAGAATCATATTATACAGCAATATCATCTGTTTCATTAGGATCTCTGAACGTGCTAGACTTACCGCCACCTGAGATATTAAAG TTAATTCGACCTGAAGATTACGCGACAATAGCAGCAAAtctgtttaaaaagtttaagaaCAATACACTGACGACAAAACCCGAATGGCCTATAACTTTAGATGCTACCATGACTGAGATGGGAATGTGCCATATACTTAACTCAAACGTCGCTGTACTAGATGACCCTCA CAAATGGAAGGACAGAAGTTTGAAATATACTAAGAGGAGTATAGATCTCTCCGTACATGATATTGATTTCTTTGTACAAGTATTGAATTATGCGGAATCTTACAAG GTGTACACGGTAAGTCCCGACGAAATCACCCTGAGTGGTGCGCCATCGTTAACTTTCGACACGGAAGGGTTCTTGTCGTTTGGAGTGCACATCACGAGCACTAAGGCCTCCCCAGATTTGAAGGGAATTCCTTTACACTTGCGCAAATGCAG atttatttACGAAACAGACAGCAGTAGATACCCTATTTATTCGTATAACCGCTGTTTGCTGGAATGTAGAATCAAAATGATATTGAAGCTATGCGGCTGTATTCcacatttttataaacctttAG atgGTGAACGGGTATGCAGCTTAGAAGAACTAGTATGTCTTCGTGAATACAAAAAGGAAATCATGACGCTATCAATTACCAATGAAACGAGGAAACTCGATGAAATCGAAGGTTTACCGAGATCCTCTCGCGATTGCGGTTGTCTCGGCAACTGCGAGGAAGATGTCTTCAAAAATGACCATGAATCATTTCTACCTCAGTCTAGAATGAACAGGTTAAAAGTGAGCGTGGCGTCATTCCCTAAAGTAAGAGTTATGAGAGAGATCATATTCAGCTTCTATGATTTATTTT TAAGAAGCGGAGGCGTGGTAAACCTATGCATCGGTACCTCCGTCATATCAATAATGGAGTTAATAATGACAGCATTAAGAATTCCTATTTACGAAATCATGCAAATATCTAAGGCTCTC GCGCAGATATACAAGGCCGCAGATTCAAAAGATGTctctaattaa
- the LOC142978927 gene encoding uncharacterized protein LOC142978927 — MDETKKSQSASVEDLRIKGNECVKEGKFIEAVLHYTQAIKMDPNNYVLYSNRSFAFLKLDQHYLALQDANETVRIQPQWAKGYFRRAEVEAASDLYDEAIISYTRALQLDPHNVKLIESIKSITDTQKKKLRDSQNMIWICTCVGLVIGIAVVVLDYTLTTSPTLTHPFSMLAFSLALSGLGWAIGKTVTLMGTWNAGKSLQPPDDLGMNDNSKEKDAAAPEKKTKYSKAQARQRYKQGKL, encoded by the exons ATGGACGAGACAAAGAAAAGTCAATCAGCAAGTGTGGAGGACCTTAGAATCAAAGGCAATGAATGTGTTAAAGAAGGAAAATTTATTGAGGCCGTCCTACATTACACTCAAGCTATTAAAATGGATCCTAACAACTATGTATTATACAGTAACCGATCGTTTGCGTTTCTTAAGTTGGATCAACACTATCTCGCACTGCAGGATGCCAATGAGACAGTCAGAATACAACCACAATGGGCTAAG GGTTACTTTCGGCGTGCAGAAGTAGAAGCAGCCAGTGATTTGTATGATGAAGCTATCATCTCTTATACCAGAGCTTTGCAACTGGATCCGCacaatgttaaattaatagAGTCTATAAAAAGCATCACAGATACACAAAAGAAGAAACTCagag ATAGTCAAAATATGATATGGATATGTACCTGCGTGGGGCTAGTCATAGGAATAGCTGTTGTAGTATTAGATTATACTTTAACTACAAGTCCTACCTTAACG cATCCATTTAGTATGTTAGCATTTTCATTAGCCCTGTCAGGTCTTGGATGGGCTATAGGAAAAACTGTAACACTGATGGGTACATGGAATGCTGGCAAATCATTACAACCTCCAGATGACTTGG GTATGAATGACAATTCTAAAGAAAAAGATGCAGCAGCACCAgagaagaaaacaaaatacagtaaAGCACAGGCGAGACAGAGATATAAGCAAGGGAAACTATAG
- the rump gene encoding heterogeneous nuclear ribonucleoprotein rumpelstiltskin, giving the protein MDSQREKERDRSRRGDRPSRFSDATRDRSNDRDRPEAKRLFVSNIPYEFRWTELKDLFKEKVGDVAYVELFNDENGKPRGCGVVEFTNAEAMKKALFVMHRYELNGRKLVLKEETGNERNRMNPSRSGGGGGGGGGGRNNREDKDWTMNKPREPENYNTYGLSLQFLESINVQPPLVKKVFVANLDYKADRNKIKEVFKMAGKVRNIDLAVDKDGNSRGFAVIEYDHPVEAVQAISMFDKQMLYDRRMTVRMDRGVSDKSEVRLPEGLKSIGLGLGPNGEPLRDVARNVMPPQGTTTTSLNIGNTGNSLGTGVLGAVPAAGVSLNGLGTGLSTNTLNTNTTLGGSLGLQALSLTGLGALQNQLLQQGLTANDLATVLTAQANSSNLGLNTDLGSNVLNNSGLTGNVLGNNSLSSGPLSGSARQMGGVSLSGQGYGRDNSQQSNREKQSDMVIITNLPPTVTWQLIREKFSECGDVKFAEMTAPDTAVVRFHKEWDAERAIKMFDRTRIDGRTIDVRFF; this is encoded by the exons ATGGATAGTCAGCGAGAAAAAGAGCGTGACCGTTCGAGGCGTGGTGACCGTCCATCCAGGTTTTCCGACGCTACCCGAGACCGGTCCAATGATCGCGATCGTCCAGAAGCAAAAAGATTGTTCGTCTCAAATATACCTTACGAGTTCCGCTGGACCGAGCTCAAGGATTTATTCAAAGAAAAG gtTGGAGATGTGGCTTATGTTGAATTGTTCAACGATGAGAATGGTAAACCCAGAGGCTGTGGTGTCGTTGAGTTTACAAACGCTGAAGCAATGAAAAAGGCTTTATTTGTAATGCATCGATATGAATTAAATGGGAGGAAACTTGTACTAAAGGAGGAAACAG GTAACGAAAGAAACAGAATGAATCCTTCAAGGTCAGGTGGTGGAggaggcggcggcggtggcggtaGAAACAACAGAGAAGATAAAGA CTGGACAATGAACAAACCAAGAGAACCAGAGAACTACAACACTTATGGACTGAGTTTGCAATTCCTTGAGTCCATAAATGTGCAGCCACCACTTGTCAAGAAAGTGTTTGTAGCTAAT CTCGACTATAAAGCAGATCGGAATAAAATCAAGGAGGTTTTTAAAATGGCTGGCAAAGTACGCAACATTGATTTGGCAGTTGACAAGGATGGCAACAGTAGAGGATTTGCTGTCATTGAATATGATCATCCTGTGGAAGCTGTGCAg GCAATATCAATGTTTGATAAACAAATGCTGTACGATAGGAGGATGACAGTTCGCATGGATAGGGGTGTATCTGATAAATCTGAAGTGAGGTTGCCTGAGGGTTTAAAAAGCATTGGTCTTGGTCTCGGGCCTAATGGTGAGCCATTGAGAGATGTTGCCAGGAATGTCATGCCACCACAGGGAACAACCACCACTAGCTTGAACATTGGCAACACTGGCAATTCACTGGGGACAGGAGTTCTAGGTGCTGTACCAGCTGCTGGAGTATCTCTGAATGGCTTAGGCACTGGACTGTctacaaatactttaaatactAACACCACTTTGGGTGGAAGTCTTGGATTACAG GCACTAAGCTTAACAGGATTAGGAGCTCTTCAGAATCAGTTACTTCAACAAGGTTTGACAGCAAATGACTTGGCAACAGTTCTTACTGCACAAGCAAACTCCTCAAACCTTGGACTTAACACAGACTTGGGTTCCAATGTTCTTAACAACTCGGGACTCACTGGTAATGTTTTGGGCAATAATTCACTCAGCTCCGGACCTCTCTcag GTTCAGCCAGACAAATGGGTGGAGTATCCCTTTCCGGTCAAGGTTATGGCAGGGATAATTCACAACAATCCAACAGGGAAAAACAATCTGATATGGTCATAATTACTAAT CTTCCACCAACCGTGACGTGGCAACTGATCCGGGAGAAGTTCAGCGAGTGCGGTGACGTGAAGTTTGCTGAGATGACGGCCCCCGACACGGCTGTTGTGCGCTTCCACAAAGAATGGGATGCAGAGAGGGCAATCA aAATGTTCGACAGAACTCGTATTGATGGAAGGACCATTGACGTACGCTTCTTCTAG